Proteins encoded together in one Amblyomma americanum isolate KBUSLIRL-KWMA chromosome 1, ASM5285725v1, whole genome shotgun sequence window:
- the LOC144125265 gene encoding uncharacterized protein LOC144125265: MLKVLRLLLEIRQQQREILQRLSRLEQCPQLPAFTIEDFEAAEAAVRDERVAAALRKQLVRLGGNNLKEVAVNVMSAVMGVAVQRLFSLRGRKGKRPFVGTKLCRVKQQMPSIKPIISICRIVIRCHELPCNGRFDVDCSVFMIAHFFAFYYCTVLILFVGIPCVSVTCGFSASNHELGFPYACRKCIVLKVAFLGLNAHSPCTDAICERQGVDILAAQGFIGRWLPGACDRGGGRKRRYAQAFEPPESHAPSEEPQTLSGSAPPVNPCAGSVTRPGAPTASCPATPPGMAITSPAVAHPSSAPSPALPPHSLLLTPSHPTQHPCHMDRCPTGT, encoded by the exons ATGCTcaaggtgctgcggctgctgctagaaatacggcagcagcagcgggaaatCCTGCAGAGGCTGAGCCGGCTGGAGCAA TGCCCTCAGCTGCCAGCCTTCACTATTGAAGACTTTGAGGCGGCAGAAGCTGCTGTCAGAGATGAGAGAGTAGCAGCTGCCCTg agGAAGCAGCTTGTCCGCCTAGGCGGGAACAATCTGAAGGAGGTGGCGGTGAATGTGATGAGTGCTGTGATGGGGGTGGCTGTGCAGAGACTATTCAGCCTGCGGGGGAGAAAAGGAAAACGGCCATTCGTTGGCACAAAGCTGTGTAGGGTG aagcagcagatgccctcaatcaaaccaatcatttccatttgtcgtattgtaatccgttgtcatgaacttccctgcaatggccgctttgacgttgactgcagtgtcttcatgatagctcatttttttgcattttactACTGTACAGTCCTTATTTTGTTTGTTGGGATACCTTGTGTGTCAGTAACGTGTGGTTTTTCTGCGTCAAATCATGAACTTGGATTTCCATATGCTTGCAGGAAGTGTATAGTTTTAAAAGTTGCATTTCTTGGTCTTAATGCACACTCACCTTGCACAGATGCCATCTGCGAGAGGCAGGGTGTAGACATCCTGGCAGCACAGGGTTTCATTGGCAGGTGGCTGCCCGGTGCGTGCGACCGAGGGGGCGGCCGAAAGAGGCGCTATGCCCAAGCTTTCGAGCCTCCCGAGTCTCACGCTCCTTCTGAGGAGCCACAAACTCTTTCGGGCTCAGCGCCACCTGTTAACCCCTGTGCTGGGTCAGTAACTCGCCCAGGCGCGCCCACAGCCTCCTGCCCAGCAACCCCTCCAGGCATGGCCATCACCTCCCCCGCAGTGGCCCACCCAAGCTCTGCCCCTTCCCCTGCCCTCCCCCCCCACAGCCTCCTCCTCACGCCCAGCCACCCCACGCAGCACCCTTGCCACATGGATCGTTGCCCCACGGGCACATGA